Within the Cystobacter fuscus DSM 2262 genome, the region GCCTCGCTGAACGCCGCGCCCTGAGCCCCCGAGCCGCTCCCGCCGTCACCGGATCGTCGCCACGGCGCCCGACGTGCGCTCCAGGGGCGAGCGCGTCCCCCGGCGCGACACGGCCCCGTGCAGGACGATGAGCCGCCGCGTCACCCGCTCCAGTTGGATGCGCAGCAGCGACTCGTCCTCGGCTCCGGCCTCCGCGTGCTCCGCCGCGAGCGGCGCCTCCCTCAACCACCCCTCCAGATCCGGCAGCGGCGAGGGCGGGCGGCCCCGCACCACCGCGTCGGCGAGATCATCCAACACCCCGCTCACGGTGTCCGCGAAGCGCTCCAGGTGGGCCCGGCGTCCGTCGGGAAACGCCTCCCGCGGGGTCACCGACAGGGACACCACCGACGCCGCGAACCGCCGCAGGTAGGCGAGCAGGGTCATCAACGGCTCGAGCGGCTCGGTGCGCCGGCGTGGCTCGGAGAGCAGCCGCTGGAAGGAGGCCTCGGCGTTGAGCGTCGCCAGGCCCATCTTGCGCCGCGCCTCGGAGAAGCCCGCCTGGGGATCCCTCGACGGCTCGCGCCGGTTGGCGAACACCTGGAGGAAGTGCTCGCGGTTGGCCCGGAGCGCGGCGGCGATCTGCTCGGGAAGCAGCAGGTGCTCGGAGCGCTCCCACAACAACCAGGTGCCCGCCAGCGCCAGCGCGCCTCCGATGAGCGTGTTGAGGATGCGCACCCGGGCCAGCCCCCAATCACCCGTCCCCATCTCCGCCAGCAGCACGAAGGTGAGCGTGAGGAAGGCGGTATAGAGCCCGTAGTTGAGCGGGATGACGGCGATGCTGATCGCCACGGTGACGAACAGCAGCGGCAGGAGCGCCTGGGGGTGTTGTTGGATGCTGGAGGCAACCGCCGCGGCGAGGATGCCGCCCACCACCGTGCCGCCCACCCGCTGCAGCCCCCGGAGGAACGTCGCGCCCGTGTACGGCTGCATGATGGTGAGCACGGTGATCGTCACCCAGTAGCCGTGGCTCGGAATGAACGCGAGCGACACGCCGACGGCGACCGTGGTGGTCAACCCCACCCGGAGCGCGTGGCGCAGCACCATGGAGTCCAGCGAGAGGTTGTCGCGCACCGGACCGAGCACCCGCTGCGTCCAGGGAAGGGGCTCCGTCCGGGGCAGCGCGTTCGGATCCGTCAGGCGCGTCTCCGTCCGCGTCGCCGCGCCCATGAAGTCGCGCAGTTGGGCGAGCAGCCGCAGCGCGTACAGGTACTTCGCCCGCTCCTCGGTTCCCGCAGTGGGCCGGGGGCTCCCCGGGGGCTCAAGCCCCCACTCCAGCGGAGGCAGGGGATTGGCCCCACCTTCCGTCTCCACGCCCCGCGCGAGCGCCAGGAGCGACTCACGGAAGCCAGTGGCCGACCGCTCCACCCACCGCCACGCGGGCTCGGCCCGGCGCTCGCGCGGCAGGCTCTCCATCACGTCGCTCAGGGCGATGACCGTGCCGAACATCGTGTCGGCGATCTGCAACAGCACCAGGAGCTGCTCGCCGCGCTGACTCTCGCCGCGGCCCCGGCGCGTGGCGGCGAGCGTGCTTCCCGCCACCTCCAACGTCTCGCGAATCCGCCCATGGTGCCGTTGGATGAGCCCCTGCCAGAGCGGGCCGTCCTCCTCCGCGGTGAACACCCGGGTCACCTCGCCCACGTACTCCGCCAGATCCCGGAAGCACTGGGCGACGGCGAGCCGGGACGGCCGGTAGGGACGGATGGGCCAGAGCACGAGCGAGAGGAACATCGCCGACAGGCCGCCCATGGCCAGCAGTCCCCCGCGCTCCAGGGCCTCTCCCACTCCCGAGGATGGAAACGCCAGGGAGACGACGAAGGCGCTCGCCGCGGTGTTGCCCACGATGTTCGCCGCCGCGCCGTAGACCCCCGCGAACGAGCAGGCCGTCACCCACAGCAGCGCCATCCCGATGGACAGCACCGGGTGCTCCCCGGCCAGGGCGCCCAGGAAGGCCGCGAGCGCGCCGACGATCAAACCGGACGCCATGCTCGTGGCGCGGGCACGGTAGGAGCCCCCCTTGTCCGCGAAGGAGACGTTGAACCCGCCCAGGCTCGGCCACACCCCATCGGTCAGCCGCAGGGCCGTGGTGACCATCACGGGGAAGATGGTCGCGATCGCCGCCCGGATCCCGGCCATCACCGCCGGCTTCACCGGAGCGAACCGGACCGCCTCCCTCGCGTGCTCGACCAGACGCCGCATCATCGTGACCTCCTCCTTCAAAGGGCACACTACCCGAGGACTCCCCGGGCGCCAGGGCGCCTGAAGGACAGAGAGCGAAGCGCGCTCACGTCTGGCATGAGAAGATGGCGCGCACGACGTGGCCCTGGACTCCGGCCCCCTGCCCTCGAGTGAAACGATGTCGGGACTCGACGTACGGCTCATCGTGAGTTTCTGCCTGGTCATCGCCTTCGATCTGGCGATGCCGCT harbors:
- a CDS encoding FUSC family protein; the encoded protein is MMRRLVEHAREAVRFAPVKPAVMAGIRAAIATIFPVMVTTALRLTDGVWPSLGGFNVSFADKGGSYRARATSMASGLIVGALAAFLGALAGEHPVLSIGMALLWVTACSFAGVYGAAANIVGNTAASAFVVSLAFPSSGVGEALERGGLLAMGGLSAMFLSLVLWPIRPYRPSRLAVAQCFRDLAEYVGEVTRVFTAEEDGPLWQGLIQRHHGRIRETLEVAGSTLAATRRGRGESQRGEQLLVLLQIADTMFGTVIALSDVMESLPRERRAEPAWRWVERSATGFRESLLALARGVETEGGANPLPPLEWGLEPPGSPRPTAGTEERAKYLYALRLLAQLRDFMGAATRTETRLTDPNALPRTEPLPWTQRVLGPVRDNLSLDSMVLRHALRVGLTTTVAVGVSLAFIPSHGYWVTITVLTIMQPYTGATFLRGLQRVGGTVVGGILAAAVASSIQQHPQALLPLLFVTVAISIAVIPLNYGLYTAFLTLTFVLLAEMGTGDWGLARVRILNTLIGGALALAGTWLLWERSEHLLLPEQIAAALRANREHFLQVFANRREPSRDPQAGFSEARRKMGLATLNAEASFQRLLSEPRRRTEPLEPLMTLLAYLRRFAASVVSLSVTPREAFPDGRRAHLERFADTVSGVLDDLADAVVRGRPPSPLPDLEGWLREAPLAAEHAEAGAEDESLLRIQLERVTRRLIVLHGAVSRRGTRSPLERTSGAVATIR